Part of the Gammaproteobacteria bacterium genome, CTTCGTTTCCTCCGCAACCGGCGCGGGCTGAAACGCCAGGCACCGGAAGTAGTCGTTGATGCGCGTGTAGTCCGAATCCTCCGCGTCCAGGAATTCGTCCACGGCTTGCCGCACGGCGACCGTGACCGCCGCGGTTGATGTGCCCGAGAGGGTTTCGTCGCCGACGAGTTCGTGGCGGTAGAAGTGGAAGTGGTTGAATGCCCCGGCTTTCATCGGGTATCTGCCGCGACGGCACCGGTCCACCGGAATCTTGCGCATGCAGGCTGCGATCCGATCAACCGCATCCCGACGACCGGGGGAGGATTCCAGCACCACGACGACGCTGCGGAGCGTGAATTCGAAAAACCAATAGATGCGCCCGCCAGTCCCGCCAAGCCCCAGCCCCTGAGCTTCTTGCAGGTCCCAGCTCAGCCACAGCACAGCTTTCCCTTTGCTAGCGGTGATCGTCGTCTCTATTCCGCGACTCGCCAGCAGGTCTCGAACTTCCGACCGCAACCTCTCCGGCTCCTGGCCGAAGTCCTTCACCAACCGCACCACGGTGTCCGCGTGACGCTTCGGCACCATCGCCCGGATCTCTTGCTCTCCCCCCTCGTCGCCAAGCACGCCGAGCATGTATTTCAGCAGGGAATGGTGGTCGTCCAGCAGCTTCCTCAAATAGTCCGCGTCGCTCTCCTCCGGGCCGATCAGGTGACCGACCGCCACGAGGTACTGCCGAATGAAAGCGGCCACTTCCTCCTGCCAGAAAGCGTCCGCGTCGTGCATCGTCTTGATCTGCGCACCCACATCCCGCCAGCTTACATGCGCGATCTCGTCCTCCCCATCGATTCCCTCCCGCGACGTGGAGAGCAGCACGCAGTGGATGTCGTGGCCCGAGTACTCGGGGCGCAAGCGCTCCAGGTGTGCTCGCACCTGCTCGTAATGCTCCGGCGAAGCCCACGCCGGCTTGTTCTCGATCGCGACAATGTGCCGAGCATGATCGCTCTCCAGAAAGATCACCACGTCCACATAGTACAGCTCCCGCTCCACCCGTACCGTCTGCCCACCTTCCCCGCGGACGATCTTTCTCGGCAACCTCCCGGGCAACTTCGCCTGGCCCAGAAACCACTCCAGAAAGGCCCGGCCAATCCCATGGGTCTCATTCGGGTCAAGCAACCAGGCCATCACGTTGCTGTGGCGAATCTCGTACTCCGCATAGCGCAGCACGTCGAAGGCGTTGAACTCCCGCCGCTTCACATACTCTGCGTGATACCGGAGGAATCCAGAATCCCCGACCAGCCTGTCCACCTCCTCCACCCTCGTCATCCCGGCCGCCGTTGCCTTCCGGTCCATCGTCGCTCCATGGTCGCGGCTTCTCATGTGATCGTCTTCGGCTTCGTTCCAACAGTCAGTCATGATACGCCGGAGGCCAGCCCCTTCGCACCTTCGGCGCGGCGAAACGGAAGGGCGGGAGAGCCCTACGGCATCTGGCCGAGTGGCTGCCGCCGGGATGGGATGGGAGACGGCCTCCGACCGCGAACTCCGTCAGAGCGCGGGCGTCAGGGGGGTACCAGGGGGCACAGCCCCCTTGCCAGGCCGCCACGTTCAACGTGGTGTCGACTGGCTGGCTGGCTGGCTGGCTTGCTTGCTTGCTTGAGACCGGTATCGGACACAAGCAAGCCTTCGCGTTCCCCGCTCTTGGGTGCGTGACGTACTCGACCCCGATCGCGTGGTTCTGTGTCGCGCAGGCAACGGTGAACCTGTACGATGGAAGAGGGGAACAGCCCGTTCCAAGGCGAAGCCCCACCGCGGAGCGCTACCGGGGACGGACCCGCTCCCTCTCCACGCCTTCCGCGTTCCACAGAAGCGGAGCTTGAGCATGCGCAAGATCCTTCTCTCGGCCTGCGTCGCCGTCTTGCTCGCCGCGACGCAGGCGGCCAGCCAGCTTCCGGTCGTCGACCTCTCCGACAGGGCCGTGGAGACGCTGATCCCACCCGAGTTCGATGACGGATTCTTCAATCGTATCGGAACGATTGTGATCCGGGACGATGGCTTGTGGGTGCTTGATGCCGGCCAGAGGAGAGTGTTCCGGTTTGACACCGAAGGCCGCCTTGTCGTCGCCTTCGGTCGACAGGGAAATGGTCCGGGCGAGTTGCTCTGGCCCAGCGCGTTGCGCGTCGATTCGGTGGTGACGATACCCGATATGCGGCAGATGCGCGTGAGTCGATTCACCCTAGACGGCGAGCACCTGGAGACTCGGCGCGTGAGCGGACCGGTTGTGCCTTCGGGCGGGTTGGCCGTCCTGCGAAACGGCGTCACGGTCTACGCCACCGCTGTACGCTACACAATGAGTTCCAGTGGCGTCGGGGGCGATCCGAATGGTCATGTGACCGTGGGATTCTCCGGGTCCAGCCGGGCCGATACGATCGCGAGTCTGCAGGGCGGTGTTGTGATGTGGCAATCAGCGGGCGAGATGTCGTTATTCAGGGCCGGCTTTGGCGACGCCGGTGCCTGGACGACGATGGGCGACAGCGCGATCGTGGTCGCGGACGGAATCACGGGCACGATTTCTGTCTTCACGGTGCCCGACTCGCCGGGGATGGAGACCGATACTCCGCGGCTCTCGGTGGACTCGGTGACGATGGGCATCGCGGGGCATCCGGTGACCGGGGCGGACCGAGAGCGGGCCGAGGCCGACTTTCGGAGGGACAACCCGAACGTTCGAGGGCGGGTGACCTTCGCGGGTTGGCCAAGCTATTGGTCGGTAGCCGTCAGCCTGCTGGTTTCGGACGACGGCAAAGTGTGGGCACGGCGGATAGTCTATGGAGACGACCGTCAGCACTGGACCGAAGTCGACCTCCACGGACCCCCTCGCCAACAAGTCATTCTTCCCGAGCGCTTCTCCCTTCGCGCGATCGCAGGCGGGAGGCTCTACGGAGTCGCCAGAGACGAACTGGACGTTCAGCGCGTGGCGTTTCTGGATCTCCGGTGACGACTCGCCCGACCCCACTTCGTTGGGCTGCCCGGCCCCATCATCGACCTATCCGACCGAGCCGTGGAGACGCTGATTCCCGCCGACGTCTGAGGTCGGATCGACCGGCTGGTCGGCGTCGTGGGCCGGAGCGCGTTCGCGAGCGTCCCGGTGCTCCCGCTTACGGCCGCACCTGCATGTGAAATCGACGCCGGGGGGCGATTCACACTTCGACCCTCCGGCGATTCACACGGCGGCTGGTACCTATCCGACGGGGCCGCAACGTCTTGACTTCCGGTCGCCCGACCGGGCGTTGCCGGACGGGGCGAAAGGGCGGGGCTGGGAGCGACCCCCCAGTCCGAGGGCTTGGTACGGGTTCGGGGACAGGTGTGTTTGCACACCCCTACCCCCGACCCTCGGGGTCGCTCCCGGACCAGCGATCCCTGCGGGAAGGCGGTTCGCGCGCCGCTTCAACGCGGCGGAGCACCCGTCCCCCGACCGGTCGGTCGTAGGACAACCCTCCATCGCCGAGCAGAACGAGAGAACCCGCAGGGTCACGATCCTCACCTCTCAGTCGGGACACGGATCCGAAGGTGACCGACCGCCTCCTCGCGAACGTGGGAGGTGCGGATAGGTAGTGATCCCCGCTTCATCCGCTCCTGATGGTAGCAGCCCCGTAGTCTCATTCACAACACCCATGAGGAGGTTTCCCGATGAAACGGCCATCG contains:
- a CDS encoding PD-(D/E)XK nuclease family protein, giving the protein MDRKATAAGMTRVEEVDRLVGDSGFLRYHAEYVKRREFNAFDVLRYAEYEIRHSNVMAWLLDPNETHGIGRAFLEWFLGQAKLPGRLPRKIVRGEGGQTVRVERELYYVDVVIFLESDHARHIVAIENKPAWASPEHYEQVRAHLERLRPEYSGHDIHCVLLSTSREGIDGEDEIAHVSWRDVGAQIKTMHDADAFWQEEVAAFIRQYLVAVGHLIGPEESDADYLRKLLDDHHSLLKYMLGVLGDEGGEQEIRAMVPKRHADTVVRLVKDFGQEPERLRSEVRDLLASRGIETTITASKGKAVLWLSWDLQEAQGLGLGGTGGRIYWFFEFTLRSVVVVLESSPGRRDAVDRIAACMRKIPVDRCRRGRYPMKAGAFNHFHFYRHELVGDETLSGTSTAAVTVAVRQAVDEFLDAEDSDYTRINDYFRCLAFQPAPVAEETK
- a CDS encoding 6-bladed beta-propeller, with amino-acid sequence MRKILLSACVAVLLAATQAASQLPVVDLSDRAVETLIPPEFDDGFFNRIGTIVIRDDGLWVLDAGQRRVFRFDTEGRLVVAFGRQGNGPGELLWPSALRVDSVVTIPDMRQMRVSRFTLDGEHLETRRVSGPVVPSGGLAVLRNGVTVYATAVRYTMSSSGVGGDPNGHVTVGFSGSSRADTIASLQGGVVMWQSAGEMSLFRAGFGDAGAWTTMGDSAIVVADGITGTISVFTVPDSPGMETDTPRLSVDSVTMGIAGHPVTGADRERAEADFRRDNPNVRGRVTFAGWPSYWSVAVSLLVSDDGKVWARRIVYGDDRQHWTEVDLHGPPRQQVILPERFSLRAIAGGRLYGVARDELDVQRVAFLDLR